The region AGGGGTTGGAAGTGATCCTCATCTTCGGGGCGTACGATCAGGAAATCAGCGCCGTCTTCCTGGACGATGCCGTTCTCTCCCTGAAAAAAGGGCAGGATACCAGTGAGCTTGGGACCAAGGGGTTTGCCGCGACGTTCAAGGTAATGGAATCCTATGGGGTGGAGAACCGATATGTGGACAGGGAGTCGTTGGAACAGAGGGGCCTCACCAAGGACGATCTGCTGGTTGACGTCGAGGTCATGGACGGGGCGGCGCTCCGCAAGGTTATGGGAGAGCAGGACGTGCTTTTGCCTTTTTAATGGTTCGAGTATTCGCAAGGAGGAGAAACATTGCTTCATATCGTGAACAAATCACCTTTTAAATTCCGGAACCTGGACAGTTGTATCCGGATCGCCAAGGATGATGATCCCATCATGCTGATCGAGGACGGTGTCTACGCCGCGCTGACCGGGACCGCCCTTGAGAAAATGATGAAGGGAGCCTTGAAGACCCATCCCGTGTTCGCCATCCAGGCGGATCTCAAGGCTCGGGGTGTGGACAGGATCATCGAGGGGATACAGGTTTGCGACTATTCCTGTTTCGTAACGCTCGTCGAAAAGCACGTACCCTATTCCTGGCTGTAATGAAAATTGATGGGTGATCCCAAAGAGGCTGTAAAGGAATTCTTAAGAGATAAAAAATACCAGGAGATCCTGAACCTGGCGGGTGAAAATCGAAAAATGGTCAGGCTCCTTCGGTCCATCCTATACGATGAGGAGCCGATCATCAG is a window of Nitrospirae bacterium CG2_30_53_67 DNA encoding:
- a CDS encoding sulfurtransferase TusC; the protein is MEESKTRKIMFVNRKAPHGSIYAYEGLEVILIFGAYDQEISAVFLDDAVLSLKKGQDTSELGTKGFAATFKVMESYGVENRYVDRESLEQRGLTKDDLLVDVEVMDGAALRKVMGEQDVLLPF